The Amycolatopsis mongoliensis genome includes a window with the following:
- a CDS encoding peptidylprolyl isomerase, giving the protein MATNQQRREAAKRKLERQLERRLEQQKRRRRIGAGVVGVAVLVVAGVVVWIVSANGGDATDTAASSSAAPPPTDLQIPTQRTALPKRATALPNPTTCDFKADTTGKAPKKVNLPDGKNVPSTGTVNVTLKSTAGDIPLTLDRALAPCAVQSFISLAKQNFYNDTMCHRLGTEGLQMLQCGDPSATGDPTQDGQGGPGYTMPDEAFPEIKYGRGILAMAKTSAPNSGGSQFFMVYGSAEGLPADYSVFGSISDEGLKVLDAVAKAGIANPNPQDGTGAPTKQVKFTGVTVQ; this is encoded by the coding sequence GTGGCGACCAACCAGCAGCGCCGCGAAGCTGCGAAGCGCAAGCTCGAGAGGCAGCTCGAGCGCCGATTGGAGCAGCAGAAGCGACGCAGGAGGATCGGCGCTGGTGTCGTCGGCGTGGCCGTGCTCGTCGTGGCGGGCGTGGTGGTGTGGATCGTGAGCGCCAACGGCGGTGACGCCACCGACACCGCGGCGTCGTCGTCGGCCGCTCCGCCGCCGACCGACCTCCAGATCCCGACGCAGCGCACGGCTCTGCCGAAGCGGGCGACGGCGCTGCCGAACCCGACGACGTGCGACTTCAAGGCCGACACGACGGGCAAGGCGCCGAAGAAGGTGAACCTGCCCGACGGCAAGAACGTCCCGTCGACCGGCACGGTGAACGTGACGCTGAAGAGCACCGCGGGCGACATCCCGCTGACGCTCGACCGCGCGCTCGCGCCCTGCGCGGTGCAGAGCTTCATCAGCCTCGCGAAGCAGAACTTCTACAACGACACCATGTGCCACCGGCTGGGCACCGAAGGCCTGCAGATGCTGCAGTGCGGTGACCCGTCGGCCACCGGCGACCCGACCCAGGACGGTCAGGGCGGCCCCGGCTACACGATGCCGGACGAGGCGTTCCCGGAGATCAAGTACGGCCGCGGCATCCTCGCGATGGCGAAGACGTCCGCGCCGAACTCGGGCGGCAGCCAGTTCTTCATGGTCTACGGCAGCGCCGAAGGCCTCCCGGCGGACTACTCGGTGTTCGGCAGCATCAGCGACGAGGGCCTGAAGGTCCTCGACGCGGTCGCCAAGGCGGGCATCGCGAACCCCAACCCGCAGGACGGCACCGGGGCGCCGACCAAGCAGGTGAAGTTCACGGGCGTCACCGTCCAGTAG
- a CDS encoding MBL fold metallo-hydrolase produces MLVVGFGSGPLQANCYLLAEAAGGPCVVVDPGQEVAAPLTAALAEHRLVPAALVATHGHPDHVASAASLTADHGVPLHLHPGDAELYDGDSVPLETGTFAGLAVDVRHLPGHTPGSVVLGLETSEGGRVALTGDTLFAGSVGRGADAESVRELLASLPDDTVVLPGHGPATTIGRERVGNPFLAGTGA; encoded by the coding sequence GTGCTCGTCGTCGGGTTCGGCAGCGGCCCGCTGCAGGCCAACTGCTACCTGCTGGCGGAGGCCGCCGGTGGCCCGTGCGTGGTCGTGGATCCGGGGCAGGAGGTGGCCGCGCCGCTGACCGCCGCGCTCGCCGAACACCGGCTCGTCCCGGCGGCGCTCGTCGCCACCCACGGGCACCCGGACCACGTCGCTTCGGCCGCGTCGCTCACGGCCGACCACGGCGTCCCGCTGCACCTGCACCCCGGCGACGCCGAGCTGTACGACGGCGACAGCGTGCCGCTCGAAACCGGCACTTTCGCCGGTTTGGCCGTCGATGTCCGGCACCTGCCCGGGCACACGCCGGGGTCGGTGGTGCTGGGCCTGGAGACGTCCGAAGGCGGGCGCGTCGCGCTGACCGGCGACACGCTGTTCGCGGGCTCGGTCGGCCGCGGCGCCGACGCGGAGTCGGTGCGTGAGCTGCTGGCGAGCCTGCCGGACGACACGGTGGTGCTGCCGGGCCACGGCCCGGCGACGACGATCGGGCGGGAACGCGTGGGCAACCCGTTCCTCGCCGGAACAGGGGCGTGA
- a CDS encoding AfsR/SARP family transcriptional regulator, whose amino-acid sequence MRFQVLGPMTASVVLPSAAQPRRLLAVLLARAGQFVGRDTLVDELWPDGAPSSAAAIVQVTVSKLRKTLSPGLGAAEAGQRLRSGPRGYALAVEPGELDADDFLTLLSSGADDRAQRRRALERALACWRGDAFADVAGGPLLEAHKLWLEDRRSAALLQLVELELADGDGRSVVERLDPVVAARPADERFAARLASALGAVGHRESALEVLRRTRRALWEEAGVWPGDDLVAVYRRIAGTDWTTPGPPAQLPPAVPDFTGRAAELADVGRALRGPGPVVLHGAAGAGKSALAVQAAWRVRRRFPDGQLTASLRGPDGAPADPATVLAGFLRLLGATPAELADRGGLTGLWRSYTADRRLLVLLEDATNEAQVRALLPSGPGCATLVTVRRELPGLCGARPVPVTGLSTEDAWALLAAIAGEARLSAEPEAAHRILGHCAGLALAVRIAGAKLAARPNQRVAELAARLADDRRRLDELTTGDLGVRTTVTSALRERPAPDRYLLRLLAAFAGPVPDWCAAALLDRPLDEARDRLDALAGAHLLEPAGTRWAVAPFARLVLTEGPPPETDAVALRRACEVTLALAEHARGRPPAGSPKPDPAALRQVSADPAAWAAEETAHLAAAAQLADAHGWHDLTGRLADACTALAGTPWLGHAAHAVSMLGLAAARRRQDPHAEAEKLYNLGSVHLQHGRGRQARNYFVMAENRFRQLDDPQGTGAVLTALADIDLDSGDAQAAEAALLEALDLLRECGDRHGQAAAAAQLGSLAEDVGDVRRAVESFEVSMLLARECDDGRGHDQAAKRYADVLRRHGGSDQAADLLTGALGGAVRTRERHWEAHVLRSLGDLHTEAGELSDGEHCLTRSLTLFEQIGHRHAAAYTHRCLAELRRRAGDPAGARWHLRVAMAVFRELRDRRGAGYTLLSLGRTHADEGSGPEAARLLRASAGLFEELGFPLWELRALRELDAVTSESPARDRTREVLTKIRT is encoded by the coding sequence GTGCGGTTCCAGGTCCTCGGCCCGATGACGGCCTCCGTAGTGCTGCCGTCGGCGGCCCAGCCAAGGCGGCTGCTCGCCGTCCTGCTCGCGCGCGCCGGCCAGTTCGTCGGCCGCGACACCCTGGTCGACGAGCTGTGGCCGGACGGCGCGCCCTCCAGCGCCGCGGCGATCGTGCAGGTCACGGTGTCGAAGCTGCGCAAGACGCTCTCGCCGGGGCTCGGGGCCGCGGAGGCCGGGCAGCGCCTGCGCTCGGGACCGCGGGGCTACGCGCTGGCCGTCGAGCCGGGGGAGCTGGACGCGGACGACTTCCTGACGCTGCTGTCCTCGGGCGCCGACGACCGGGCGCAGCGTCGGCGCGCGCTCGAACGGGCCTTGGCGTGCTGGCGGGGCGACGCGTTCGCCGACGTCGCGGGCGGGCCGCTGCTCGAGGCGCACAAGCTGTGGCTGGAGGACCGGCGCTCCGCCGCGTTGCTGCAGCTGGTCGAGCTGGAACTCGCGGACGGCGACGGCCGGTCCGTCGTCGAACGGCTCGACCCGGTCGTCGCGGCCCGGCCCGCCGACGAGCGGTTCGCCGCCCGGCTCGCGTCCGCGCTCGGCGCCGTCGGCCACCGCGAGTCGGCCCTCGAGGTGCTCCGCCGGACGCGGCGGGCGCTCTGGGAGGAGGCGGGCGTCTGGCCGGGCGACGACCTCGTCGCGGTGTACCGCCGGATCGCCGGCACCGACTGGACGACACCCGGGCCGCCCGCCCAGCTCCCGCCCGCGGTGCCCGACTTCACCGGCCGCGCGGCCGAGCTCGCCGACGTCGGCCGGGCCCTGCGCGGCCCGGGCCCGGTCGTGCTGCACGGCGCCGCCGGGGCCGGGAAGTCCGCGCTGGCCGTCCAGGCGGCCTGGCGGGTGCGCCGCCGGTTCCCCGACGGCCAGCTGACCGCTTCGCTGCGCGGCCCGGACGGTGCCCCCGCCGACCCGGCGACCGTGCTGGCCGGTTTCCTCCGCCTGCTCGGGGCGACACCGGCGGAGCTGGCCGACCGCGGCGGCCTGACCGGGCTCTGGCGCAGCTACACCGCGGACCGGCGGCTGCTGGTGCTGCTGGAGGACGCCACGAACGAGGCCCAGGTGCGGGCGCTGCTGCCGAGCGGGCCCGGGTGCGCGACGCTGGTCACCGTGCGCCGGGAGCTGCCCGGCCTGTGCGGCGCGCGCCCGGTCCCGGTCACCGGACTGTCCACAGAGGACGCCTGGGCGCTGCTCGCGGCGATCGCGGGGGAGGCCCGGCTGAGCGCGGAACCCGAAGCCGCGCACCGGATTCTCGGCCACTGCGCCGGGCTCGCGCTCGCCGTCCGGATCGCCGGGGCGAAGCTCGCCGCGCGGCCGAACCAGCGCGTCGCCGAGCTCGCCGCCCGGCTCGCCGACGACCGCCGCCGGCTCGACGAGCTGACCACGGGCGACCTCGGCGTCCGGACCACCGTGACGTCGGCACTGCGCGAACGGCCCGCACCCGACCGGTACCTCCTGCGCCTGCTCGCCGCCTTCGCCGGCCCGGTCCCGGACTGGTGCGCGGCGGCGCTGCTGGACCGCCCCCTCGACGAGGCCCGCGACCGGCTCGACGCCCTGGCCGGCGCCCACCTGCTGGAGCCGGCCGGGACGCGCTGGGCGGTGGCCCCGTTCGCCCGGCTCGTGCTGACCGAAGGCCCGCCGCCGGAGACGGACGCGGTCGCGCTGCGCCGCGCGTGCGAGGTCACCCTCGCCCTCGCCGAGCACGCCAGGGGCCGCCCGCCGGCCGGCTCGCCGAAGCCGGATCCCGCTGCGCTGCGGCAGGTTTCGGCCGACCCGGCGGCCTGGGCGGCCGAAGAGACCGCCCACCTCGCCGCGGCCGCCCAGCTGGCCGATGCGCACGGCTGGCACGACCTCACCGGACGCCTCGCCGACGCGTGCACGGCACTGGCGGGCACGCCGTGGCTCGGCCACGCCGCCCACGCCGTGTCGATGCTCGGCCTGGCCGCGGCCCGCCGCCGCCAGGACCCGCACGCGGAAGCCGAAAAGCTGTACAACCTCGGCTCGGTGCACCTGCAGCACGGCCGCGGACGGCAGGCGCGGAACTACTTCGTCATGGCCGAGAACCGCTTCCGGCAGCTGGACGACCCGCAGGGCACCGGCGCGGTCCTGACTGCGCTCGCCGACATCGACCTCGACAGCGGTGACGCGCAGGCCGCCGAAGCCGCGCTGCTGGAGGCCCTCGACTTGCTGCGCGAGTGCGGCGACCGCCACGGGCAGGCGGCCGCGGCGGCGCAGCTGGGTTCGCTGGCCGAGGACGTCGGGGACGTGCGGCGCGCCGTCGAGAGCTTCGAGGTGAGCATGCTCCTCGCCCGGGAGTGCGACGACGGCCGCGGGCACGACCAGGCCGCCAAGCGCTACGCCGACGTGCTGCGCCGCCACGGCGGCTCCGACCAGGCGGCCGACCTGCTCACCGGCGCGCTCGGCGGCGCCGTCCGCACCCGCGAGCGGCACTGGGAGGCGCACGTCCTGCGCAGCCTCGGCGACCTGCACACCGAGGCGGGCGAGCTGTCCGACGGCGAACACTGCCTGACGCGCTCGCTGACGCTGTTCGAGCAGATCGGGCACCGGCACGCCGCCGCCTACACCCACCGCTGCCTCGCCGAGCTCCGCCGCCGCGCGGGGGACCCGGCGGGCGCGCGGTGGCACCTGCGCGTCGCGATGGCGGTGTTCCGGGAGCTGCGCGACCGCCGCGGCGCCGGGTACACCCTGCTCAGCCTCGGCCGGACCCACGCGGACGAGGGCTCCGGGCCGGAGGCCGCGCGGCTGCTGCGGGCGTCGGCCGGCCTGTTCGAGGAGCTCGGGTTCCCGCTGTGGGAGCTGCGCGCGCTGCGGGAGCTCGACGCCGTCACCAGTGAATCCCCCGCCCGGGACCGGACTCGTGAAGTCTTGACGAAGATCAGGACCTGA
- a CDS encoding GlxA family transcriptional regulator has protein sequence MAGSPRRVTIVGFPDVELLDVACPADVLDAANRHGARPPYEIRLATIDGQPIRTCSGLILQPHLRLDQVAGDLDTLVVAGGWGSTTAASDERVLAHVRRLAQTSRRVTSVCTGAEVLAAAGLLNGRRATTHWRWAAKLADAYPAVTVDPVPLYVQHGNVYTAAGVTSGLDLTMALVEADHGPTLAREVARSLVTYLQRPGNQAQVSLFLAGPPPEHREVRDLTAYIAEHLDEDLGTPALAARAGISTRQLTRLFDAHLGTTPGKYVRTVRTEHAARLLSGTDLPLATIARRCGFGSTETLRQAFLDHFDTPPSAYRRVHVRQAYG, from the coding sequence ATGGCAGGTTCACCCAGACGGGTCACGATCGTCGGATTCCCCGACGTCGAGCTGCTGGACGTCGCCTGCCCGGCCGACGTGCTCGATGCCGCGAACCGCCACGGCGCCCGCCCGCCGTACGAGATCCGGCTGGCCACGATCGACGGCCAGCCGATCCGCACGTGCTCCGGCCTGATCCTGCAGCCCCACCTGCGGCTCGACCAGGTCGCGGGCGACCTCGACACGCTCGTCGTCGCGGGCGGCTGGGGCAGCACGACGGCGGCGTCCGACGAGCGCGTGCTGGCCCACGTCCGGCGGCTGGCCCAGACCAGCAGGCGGGTGACGTCGGTCTGCACGGGCGCTGAGGTGCTGGCCGCGGCGGGGCTGCTCAACGGCCGCCGCGCGACGACCCACTGGCGCTGGGCGGCGAAGCTCGCGGACGCCTACCCGGCGGTGACGGTGGACCCGGTGCCGCTCTACGTCCAGCACGGCAACGTCTACACGGCCGCCGGGGTGACCAGCGGGCTCGACCTGACCATGGCGCTCGTGGAGGCCGACCACGGGCCGACGCTGGCCCGCGAAGTGGCCCGGTCCCTGGTGACGTACCTGCAGCGGCCGGGGAACCAGGCCCAGGTCAGTCTGTTCCTCGCCGGCCCGCCGCCGGAGCACCGCGAGGTCCGCGACCTGACCGCGTACATCGCCGAGCACCTCGACGAGGACCTCGGCACGCCGGCGCTCGCGGCCCGCGCGGGGATCAGCACACGCCAGCTGACCCGCCTGTTCGACGCGCACCTGGGCACGACCCCGGGCAAGTACGTCCGCACGGTCCGCACCGAGCACGCGGCACGCCTGCTGTCCGGCACCGACCTCCCCCTGGCGACGATCGCCCGCCGCTGCGGCTTCGGCTCGACGGAGACGCTGCGCCAGGCCTTCCTCGACCACTTCGACACCCCGCCGTCGGCCTACCGCCGCGTCCACGTCCGCCAGGCCTACGGCTGA
- a CDS encoding DJ-1/PfpI family protein: MTAEQKTLAFVVYPGLTPLDLVGPLQVLSALAQLDPGYRTVVVGATKDTVGTDTPLSVAPSHTFDEVPSPYAVLVPGGTVPTLRAMADERLLAWLGTAAAGAELVTSVCTGALILGAAGLLEGKRATTHWMFRDLLTGLGATPVADRWVEDGRVITAAGVSAGIDLALHLVERLAGRQIATNVQFAIEYDPEPPQGGLDWANQPYGDLKPLREHTLRAGLADNPELLGKLLAHT, encoded by the coding sequence ATGACCGCTGAGCAGAAGACCCTCGCCTTCGTCGTCTACCCGGGGCTGACGCCGCTGGACCTGGTGGGCCCGCTCCAGGTGCTGAGCGCCCTGGCCCAGCTGGACCCGGGCTACCGGACCGTCGTCGTGGGCGCCACGAAGGACACGGTCGGCACCGACACGCCGCTGAGCGTCGCGCCGAGCCACACGTTCGACGAGGTGCCGTCGCCCTACGCGGTGCTGGTGCCCGGCGGCACCGTGCCGACGCTGCGCGCCATGGCGGACGAGCGCCTCCTCGCCTGGCTGGGCACCGCGGCCGCGGGCGCCGAACTGGTGACGTCGGTCTGCACCGGCGCCCTGATCCTCGGCGCGGCCGGGCTCCTCGAAGGCAAGCGGGCGACGACGCACTGGATGTTCCGGGACCTGCTGACCGGCCTGGGCGCGACGCCGGTCGCCGACCGGTGGGTCGAAGACGGCCGGGTGATCACGGCGGCAGGCGTCTCGGCCGGGATCGACCTGGCGCTGCACCTGGTCGAACGGCTGGCCGGGCGGCAGATCGCGACGAACGTCCAGTTCGCCATCGAGTACGACCCGGAGCCGCCACAGGGCGGCCTGGACTGGGCGAACCAGCCGTACGGCGACCTCAAGCCGCTGCGCGAGCACACGCTGCGGGCCGGGCTGGCCGACAACCCGGAGCTACTGGGCAAGTTGCTCGCGCACACCTGA
- a CDS encoding aminotransferase class IV: protein MQVRDGRVRGLAFHLERLATSTRLLFGSDLDVDLVRSHVRQAIAGEPALSVRVLVLTRSFDEPMKPEILVRTLPPHPPDPAPLRLGTVRYQRDLPQVKHLGTFGLIYHARQAELAGYDDALFVDPAGRISEASVWNAGFLAGDTVVWPEAAVLPGITMLVQKEALRRLGVPQETREVRPADLREFDAMFVTNSETPGRAVASVDDLVLPSADRAVELLARAYETVPWDEI from the coding sequence ATGCAGGTCCGGGACGGGCGGGTCCGCGGGCTCGCGTTCCACCTCGAGCGGCTGGCCACGAGCACCCGCCTGCTCTTCGGCAGCGACCTCGACGTCGACCTCGTGCGGTCCCACGTCCGGCAGGCGATCGCCGGCGAACCCGCGCTCTCGGTGCGGGTCCTGGTGCTCACGCGCTCGTTCGACGAGCCGATGAAGCCGGAGATCCTGGTCCGGACGCTCCCGCCGCACCCGCCCGACCCGGCGCCGCTGCGCCTGGGGACCGTGCGCTACCAACGGGATCTGCCGCAGGTGAAGCACCTCGGCACGTTCGGCTTGATCTACCACGCCCGCCAAGCCGAGCTGGCCGGGTACGACGACGCGCTGTTCGTCGACCCCGCGGGCCGGATCAGCGAGGCCTCGGTCTGGAACGCCGGGTTCCTGGCCGGCGACACGGTCGTGTGGCCGGAAGCCGCGGTGCTGCCGGGGATCACGATGCTGGTGCAGAAGGAAGCCCTGCGCCGGCTGGGTGTCCCCCAGGAGACGCGCGAGGTCCGGCCCGCCGACCTCCGCGAGTTCGACGCGATGTTCGTGACGAATTCCGAGACGCCGGGGCGCGCGGTCGCGTCCGTCGACGACCTCGTGCTGCCGTCCGCCGACCGCGCGGTGGAGCTGCTGGCGCGGGCCTACGAAACCGTGCCCTGGGACGAGATCTGA
- a CDS encoding YibE/F family protein, whose product MDRPDLDDDATGPIRRITDEVSPSPARGASGTPGTPRKPARRTPPEGTRRRTDTGPQRVQANGARRVPAGDQRTDTGPQRAARRGDTGPQRVPAETQPRTAKKPEPQPETGHGHGHGHGHGPAAPASKRVRLLLIWLLAPLALATVVGMIVLYPWGKPDPTSVVPQGTPVAANITATNTGPCLAQGQVQVGDQSDPNAKPCLTVDLTMTDGPADGKKLKLTVPIEPSTPRFTAGDAVVLAYNGGNAGDPASFQLVDFQRGTPLLVLAALFAVAVLVLGRWQGLAALVALGLSFVVIALFILPAILAGENPLVVAIAGSGAIMFIALYLTHGLSARTSAAVLGTLASLALIGVLSAIFSAAASLTGLDDSTSTLIGSLGHGIDSRGLLLAGVVIGALGVLDDVTVTQTSAVWELRRANPDLSWQELYRSGLRIGRDHVGSAVNTLVMAYAGAALPVLLYSSISGVGLGALLGSEEIAQEIVRTLAGSVGIVAAVPVTTILAALIASREPAGYLSSTTKAVPSHP is encoded by the coding sequence GTGGACCGCCCCGACCTGGACGACGACGCAACCGGCCCGATTCGCCGGATCACGGACGAGGTGTCCCCTTCCCCGGCCCGCGGAGCGTCCGGAACGCCGGGAACGCCCCGGAAGCCCGCCCGCCGGACGCCGCCCGAAGGCACGCGGCGCCGCACCGACACCGGACCGCAGCGAGTCCAGGCGAACGGCGCTCGGCGCGTCCCCGCGGGCGACCAGCGGACCGACACCGGGCCCCAGCGCGCCGCCCGGCGCGGAGACACCGGGCCGCAGCGGGTCCCGGCGGAAACCCAGCCGCGCACGGCGAAAAAGCCCGAACCCCAGCCGGAAACCGGCCACGGGCACGGCCATGGGCACGGGCACGGCCCCGCCGCCCCGGCGTCCAAGCGGGTCCGGCTGCTCCTGATCTGGCTGCTCGCCCCGCTCGCGCTGGCCACCGTCGTCGGCATGATCGTGCTCTACCCGTGGGGCAAACCGGACCCGACGAGCGTCGTCCCGCAGGGCACGCCGGTGGCCGCGAACATCACCGCGACGAACACCGGCCCTTGCCTCGCCCAGGGCCAGGTCCAGGTCGGCGACCAGAGCGACCCGAACGCGAAACCCTGCCTGACGGTCGACCTCACCATGACCGACGGCCCCGCCGACGGGAAGAAGCTCAAGCTGACCGTGCCGATCGAGCCCAGCACCCCGCGGTTCACCGCGGGCGACGCCGTCGTGCTCGCCTACAACGGCGGGAACGCCGGCGACCCCGCGAGCTTCCAGCTGGTCGACTTCCAGCGCGGCACCCCGCTGCTCGTGCTCGCCGCGCTCTTCGCGGTCGCGGTGCTGGTGCTCGGCCGCTGGCAGGGCCTCGCCGCGCTCGTCGCGCTCGGCCTGTCCTTCGTCGTGATCGCGCTGTTCATCCTCCCGGCCATCCTCGCCGGCGAGAACCCGCTGGTCGTGGCCATCGCCGGGTCCGGCGCGATCATGTTCATCGCGCTGTACCTGACCCACGGCCTCTCGGCGAGAACGTCGGCGGCCGTCCTCGGCACGCTCGCCAGCCTCGCCCTCATCGGCGTCCTGTCGGCGATCTTCTCCGCCGCGGCTTCGCTGACCGGGCTCGACGACAGCACGTCGACGCTCATCGGCTCGCTCGGCCACGGCATCGACTCGCGGGGACTGCTGCTCGCCGGTGTCGTGATCGGCGCGCTCGGCGTGCTCGACGACGTCACCGTCACCCAGACCAGCGCCGTCTGGGAGCTCCGCCGCGCCAACCCGGACCTGAGCTGGCAGGAGCTGTACCGCTCGGGCCTGCGGATCGGCCGCGACCACGTCGGTTCGGCGGTCAACACGCTCGTCATGGCCTACGCCGGGGCCGCGCTGCCGGTGCTGCTGTACTCGTCGATCTCCGGCGTCGGGCTCGGTGCGCTGCTCGGCAGCGAGGAGATCGCCCAGGAGATCGTCCGGACGCTCGCCGGCAGCGTCGGCATCGTGGCGGCGGTCCCGGTGACGACGATCCTGGCCGCGCTGATCGCCTCGCGCGAGCCGGCCGGGTACCTCAGCAGCACCACGAAGGCCGTTCCGTCCCACCCGTAA
- a CDS encoding P-loop NTPase family protein has translation MTSDPFGTLRKTLWIGGAPWTGKSTVARLLAARHGLATYHHDDRARPATTPPDDVPAGDQLTALLAEFRRRFECALDELRAWESPRPIVAEGRGLRPELVAPLVDSPSRMVVLVPTELFRQHQLRHRSDGPAIPRQRTRLTRDRMLAAQAVRSARELGIRVIEIDGKLDPAGVTDVVDDHFRAYLDA, from the coding sequence ATGACCTCGGATCCGTTCGGGACGCTGCGGAAGACGCTCTGGATCGGTGGTGCCCCGTGGACGGGCAAGTCCACCGTCGCCCGGCTGCTGGCCGCGCGCCACGGGCTGGCGACCTACCACCACGACGATCGGGCCCGGCCGGCCACCACCCCCCCCGACGACGTCCCGGCCGGTGACCAGCTGACCGCGTTGCTGGCCGAGTTCCGGCGGCGGTTCGAGTGCGCCCTGGACGAGCTGCGCGCCTGGGAGTCGCCGCGGCCGATCGTCGCCGAGGGCCGGGGGCTGCGGCCGGAGCTGGTCGCGCCGCTCGTGGACTCGCCCAGCCGGATGGTCGTGCTGGTACCGACCGAGCTGTTCCGCCAGCACCAGCTGCGGCACCGCTCCGACGGACCGGCGATCCCCCGGCAGCGGACCCGGCTGACGCGCGACCGGATGCTCGCCGCGCAGGCCGTGCGCTCGGCGCGGGAGCTCGGCATCCGGGTCATCGAGATCGACGGCAAGCTCGATCCGGCCGGCGTCACCGACGTGGTCGACGACCACTTCCGCGCCTATCTCGACGCCTGA